From a region of the Fibrobacterota bacterium genome:
- a CDS encoding aminotransferase class V-fold PLP-dependent enzyme — translation MASSDSGPSASSEADWDRVHADFPINRNLIWLNNCGTTPVGDPIRRAVGAWLEEYGLRGGEAKGWSYVGVRASIQRRIESLLGARPGEIALIHHTSEGMNFISHGLSLDPGDEILLLENEYPSNVYPWEHWAEKGVRLRTIPMAETPAAFLAGFRDALGPRVRVVALSAVHWCTGMPLPLAEMGALCAERGAAFVVDGSQGAGLLKLDVKAARIRYMAFSGWKWLLGPLGLGVMYVDGDHLESLRPVFKGTESVPGDQEYLPYKHGWKPTADRFTLSTGSMTDWVYFDASLAYLEGLGFARVQERIRALSRRLSEGLREIGYGIHSDAYPDAAAGIVSAIRPGQDAIAAVKTLKGRGIIAAARLGRIRLSPHVYLSERQIDAVVAAMSDFEA, via the coding sequence ATGGCCTCTTCGGATTCCGGCCCGTCGGCTTCGAGCGAAGCGGATTGGGACCGGGTGCATGCCGATTTCCCGATCAACCGCAATCTCATTTGGCTGAACAATTGCGGCACCACGCCGGTTGGCGATCCGATCCGGCGCGCGGTCGGAGCTTGGCTTGAGGAGTACGGTCTCAGGGGCGGGGAAGCCAAGGGTTGGTCCTACGTTGGCGTCCGGGCTTCCATCCAAAGGCGCATCGAGTCCTTGCTGGGCGCGCGGCCGGGAGAAATCGCCTTAATCCACCATACCTCGGAAGGGATGAATTTCATTTCCCATGGCCTGTCCTTGGATCCCGGGGACGAAATTCTGCTCCTGGAGAACGAGTATCCCAGTAACGTTTACCCTTGGGAGCATTGGGCGGAAAAAGGCGTTCGCTTACGAACCATTCCCATGGCCGAAACGCCCGCTGCCTTCCTCGCCGGCTTCCGGGATGCGCTCGGGCCCCGCGTCCGTGTGGTGGCCCTCTCCGCGGTCCATTGGTGCACGGGGATGCCCTTGCCTCTGGCGGAAATGGGCGCGCTCTGCGCGGAGCGGGGCGCTGCCTTCGTAGTGGATGGCTCCCAAGGCGCCGGTTTGCTGAAGCTGGACGTGAAGGCGGCGCGTATCCGGTACATGGCGTTCTCGGGATGGAAATGGCTGCTAGGCCCGCTGGGCCTAGGCGTAATGTACGTGGATGGCGATCATCTGGAATCCCTGCGGCCGGTTTTCAAAGGCACCGAATCGGTTCCGGGCGACCAGGAGTATCTTCCTTATAAGCATGGCTGGAAACCTACGGCGGACCGGTTTACGCTTTCCACGGGAAGCATGACCGACTGGGTGTACTTCGATGCCAGCCTCGCTTATCTCGAGGGGCTAGGCTTTGCCCGGGTCCAGGAACGCATCCGCGCCTTGTCCCGGCGGCTTTCCGAGGGCTTACGGGAAATCGGGTACGGCATCCATTCCGACGCCTATCCCGATGCGGCCGCTGGCATCGTAAGCGCGATCCGGCCGGGTCAAGACGCGATCGCCGCGGTGAAGACGCTCAAAGGCCGGGGAATTATCGCGGCAGCGCGCTTGGGACGCATCCGCCTGTCGCCCCACGTGTACCTTTCCGAGCGACAGATCGATGCGGTGGTAGCCGCCATGTCCGATTTTGAGGCTTGA
- a CDS encoding A/G-specific adenine glycosylase, translating to MPPALKTGKVEREAEALAAWFSAGQRDLPWRQPFSAPEALSESGGGPRRDPYRVWIAEIMLQQTQVATVVPYFERWMARFPDVAALAAAAEADVLEAWAGLGYYSRARNILVTARELASRGGVFPDSREGLMALKGIGEYTAGAIASLAFDRPEPILDGNLVRVFSRLYGMAFLPDSKANRAAYWDKAREWAEAHRPGLVNEGLMELGALICTPRNPACDDCPLAAGCVARKEGTQAALPPVKEGKARVDVEGYAVAAYRNAGKGREVLLYTAGKSERLAGLVNFPFFAVPDWTGLREAWKAALPGLAGAHLKPRPATVSHGITHYRYRVRVAEASVEARKAASILPEGYAWVAEEDLGRLLVSSLPRKIWRSLGDLVSPHR from the coding sequence ATGCCGCCGGCCCTAAAGACCGGGAAGGTGGAACGCGAAGCCGAGGCCCTGGCCGCCTGGTTCTCCGCGGGCCAACGCGATTTGCCTTGGCGCCAACCCTTTTCCGCACCGGAAGCCCTTTCCGAATCGGGCGGCGGGCCGCGGCGTGATCCTTATCGGGTCTGGATCGCCGAGATCATGTTGCAGCAAACCCAGGTCGCTACGGTTGTACCCTACTTCGAACGCTGGATGGCGCGGTTCCCGGACGTGGCCGCGCTGGCCGCCGCGGCCGAGGCGGACGTGTTGGAAGCCTGGGCGGGGCTGGGGTATTACTCGCGCGCCCGTAACATCCTGGTTACTGCGCGGGAGCTCGCTTCGCGCGGAGGGGTTTTTCCGGATTCCCGCGAAGGGTTGATGGCGTTGAAAGGCATCGGCGAATACACCGCGGGGGCCATCGCCAGCCTGGCCTTCGATCGCCCCGAACCCATCCTGGACGGGAACCTGGTCCGCGTGTTCAGCCGCCTGTACGGTATGGCCTTCTTGCCCGATTCCAAGGCGAACCGTGCCGCCTATTGGGACAAGGCCCGTGAATGGGCCGAGGCCCACCGGCCTGGATTGGTCAATGAAGGGTTGATGGAGCTGGGGGCTTTGATCTGTACCCCCCGCAATCCCGCCTGCGACGATTGCCCTTTGGCCGCGGGTTGCGTGGCCCGCAAGGAGGGGACCCAGGCGGCCTTGCCTCCAGTCAAGGAAGGTAAAGCCCGGGTAGACGTGGAGGGCTACGCGGTCGCCGCCTATCGGAACGCGGGGAAGGGCCGCGAAGTCCTGCTTTACACGGCGGGCAAGTCCGAACGCTTGGCGGGCCTGGTCAACTTCCCGTTCTTCGCGGTTCCGGATTGGACGGGCCTGAGGGAAGCATGGAAGGCGGCATTACCCGGCCTGGCGGGCGCCCACCTAAAGCCCCGTCCCGCCACCGTGTCCCATGGCATCACCCATTACCGCTATCGCGTTCGCGTGGCGGAGGCAAGCGTAGAGGCGCGGAAAGCCGCGAGCATCCTCCCGGAAGGCTATGCCTGGGTCGCGGAGGAAGACTTGGGCCGGTTGCTGGTTAGTTCTTTACCGCGGAAGATTTGGCGCTCGCTGGGGGATCTCGTCAGCCCTCATCGATGA